The Sesamum indicum cultivar Zhongzhi No. 13 linkage group LG2, S_indicum_v1.0, whole genome shotgun sequence genome contains a region encoding:
- the LOC105155563 gene encoding isoflavone 3'-hydroxylase-like: MELTLYCTILLVFLLTLRHFLVKQQRNNKPPSPPALPLIGHLHLVKEPLNQTLQALSAKYGDILSLRLGVRKVLVVTSPAAVEECFTKNDVIFANRPSTLSTKHFSYNYTTISIAPYGDHWRNLRRLAALEIFSPARIAMFTATRRRELSLLLNELLRDAEAGGGSTKVDLKSKFIELAFNVLSMTIAGKRYYGENVVDAEEARRVRFIIREMLEYSGNTNLGDLLPFLQWVDFQGLEKRFAALMEKLDKFMQDLVNERRELMFKAGLYGGNGGHSGKTMIDHLLSLQENEPEYYTDELIKGIILVLLIAGTDTMSISMEWAMSLLLNHPAAIKKIKAEIDANVPADRLLDEQDLPKLSYLQNVITETLRLYPPVPFLIPHEASEDCTVGGYNISKGTMLLVNLWSIHRDPRLWDEPTKFVPERHETMNGEGFMLPFGAGRRKCPGGGIAGRVLGLTLGTMIQLFEWERVSDELVDMTEGTGFSIPKVKALEAVCKPREAIEKFSLLLN, translated from the exons ATGGAGCTCACTCTTTATTGCACTATACTTTTAGTTTTCCTACTCACGCTAAGGCATTTTCTAGTGAAGcaacaaagaaacaacaaaccTCCAAGCCCACCTGCACTTCCACTGATAGGCCATCTCCATCTGGTGAAAGAGCCATTGAATCAAACTCTACAAGCTCTCTCGGCCAAGTACGGCGACATATTGTCGCTTCGGCTTGGCGTCCGTAAGGTCCTCGTCGTCACCTCCCCTGCTGCTGTGGAAGAATGCTTCACCAAGAACGATGTCATTTTCGCCAACCGGCCGTCCACCCTCTCGACAAAGCATTTCAGTTATAACTACACTACAATAAGTATAGCCCCCTATGGAGATCATTGGCGAAACCTACGTCGTCTTGCAGCGCTTGAGATCTTTTCCCCTGCTCGGATTGCCATGTTCACAGCCACGAGGAGACGGGAACTGTCACTTCTGCTAAATGAACTCTTGCGCGATGCAGAAGCAGGTGGGGGATCGACAAAGGTGGATCTGAAGTCCAAGTTCATCGAGCTGGCTTTTAATGTGCTTTCGATGACTATAGCTGGGAAAAGATACTATGGAGAGAATGTGGTCGACGCCGAGGAGGCGAGAAGGGTTAGATTCATAATCAGGGAGATGCTCGAGTACAGTGGGAATACGAATTTAGGCGATCTTTTACCGTTTTTACAGTGGGTGGATTTCCAGGGCCTGGAGAAGAGGTTTGCGGCTTTAATGGAAAAGCTTGACAAGTTTATGCAGGACTTGGTAAATGAACGCCGTGAATTGATGTTCAAGGCTGGACTTTACGGTGGAAACGGTGGACATTCCGGGAAGACGATGATCGATCACCTGCTATCATTGCAAGAAAATGAACCGGAGTATTACACTGATGAGCTCATCAAAGGAATTATACTG GTGCTGCTCATTGCAGGCACGGACACGATGTCAATAAGCATGGAATGGGCAATGTCGCTACTACTTAACCATCCTGCcgctataaaaaaaataaaagctgaAATAGATGCTAACGTTCCAGCGGATCGCCTCTTAGACGAGCAAGACCTGCCTAAGCTAAGCTACTTGCAGAACGTAATCACAGAAACTCTACGTTTATACCCACCGGTCCCGTTCTTGATACCTCATGAAGCCTCTGAAGATTGTACAGTTGGTGGCTACAACATATCGAAGGGAACAATGTTGCTAGTCAATTTGTGGTCCATTCACAGGGATCCAAGATTATGGGACGAGCCAACAAAGTTTGTGCCTGAGAGACACGAGACAATGAACGGAGAAGGGTTTATGCTCCCATTTGGAGCCGGAAGGCGTAAATGCCCTGGTGGGGGTATTGCCGGCAGGGTGCTTGGATTGACACTCGGGACAATGATTCAGCTCTTCGAGTGGGAGAGAGTTAGCGATGAATTGGTGGACATGACGGAAGGTACAGGGTTCAGTATACCAAAGGTTAAGGCCTTGGAGGCTGTATGCAAACCAAGGGAAGCCATAGAGAAGTTTTCTTTACTCCTTAATTGA